AAGCCGACATGGACTTCGCCAAGGAATTCTTCTCTCCGCTCCACGGCAACTTCCAGGTCGCCCTGGCTGACGGCAAGGTGGTGACCTGCCTGCTGATCCAGGCCCTGTTGATCGAAGCCTTCGCGATCGCGGCGTATCACATCTACATTCCTGTCGCCGATCCCTTCGCCCGCAAGATCACCGAAGGGGTCGTCAAGGACGAGTACACCCACCTCAACTACGGCCAGGAATGGCTGAAGGCCAACTTCGAAGCCAGCCGCGAGGAGCTCGAGCTTGCCAACCGGGCCAACCTGCCCCTGGTGCGAACCATGCTCGATCGGGTGGCCGCCGACGCGGCTGTGCTGCAGATGGACAAGGAAGACCTGATCGAGGATTTCCTGATCGCGTACCAAGAGGCCCTCA
Above is a genomic segment from Cyanobium sp. ATX 6F1 containing:
- a CDS encoding aldehyde oxygenase (deformylating) — encoded protein: MPTLESDAASSITSLGVSGAVSGAELPDFSSAGYKDAYSRINAIVIEGEQEAHDNYISLGTLIPDQAEELGRLARMELKHMKGFTACAKNLEVEADMDFAKEFFSPLHGNFQVALADGKVVTCLLIQALLIEAFAIAAYHIYIPVADPFARKITEGVVKDEYTHLNYGQEWLKANFEASREELELANRANLPLVRTMLDRVAADAAVLQMDKEDLIEDFLIAYQEALTHIGFSTREIARMAAAALV